The sequence TATGACGAGCCGTCGTCGACGATCGGTCATCGGGGCTTTATAGCAACAAAACGAATCAAAAACGAGCGCGGGGCGCCGGAAAACAGCATCAGCGACCTTTCTGCATCTCGCGCAGCACGGACTCGAGCCTCTTCAGCTCTTCGCCGTAGGCGGTCCATTGGCCCTGGCGCAGATATTCCTGGGAGCGGGTGAAGTGCTCGAGGGCGCGCCGCGCGAGGTCCTTGTCCGCCGCCGCCGCGCCTTCCACCGACGGTGCGCGCTCGGCCGGCTCCCGGGCGCCTTTGCCGCCGAAGATTCTCCGAAGCGATTGCTCGAGCGTCTCTTCCATCGCGATCTGGTTGCCGAAGGCGACGATCACGCGCTTGAGCTCCGGCAGGGAACCCTTTTCCGCGGCGAGGTAGAGCGGCTGCACGTAGAGCAGCGATTTCTCGATCGGGATGGCGAGCAGGCTGCCGCGAATCACCTGCGAACCCCGCTGTCCCCAAAGGCTCAGCTGCTGCGAGATGAAGGCGTCTTGATCGATGCGGGCGTCTATCTGCTTGGGACCGTAAACGAGCTTGGCCTTCGGAAAGTCGAGGGCGATGAGCTTGCCGTAATGGGGCGGGTCGCTTCGCGCCGCGAGCCAGGCCCGCATATTGTCGCGCTTGTTCGGCGTAAAGGGCAGGAGCAACACGAACTCCTCCCTGCTCTCGCCGGGGAGGCGCATTATGGTGTAGTAGGGTTCCATCTCGCGCTCGCCATTCGCGGCGCTGCGGCGGGGAATGCTGAGCAGGTCCTCCTTGTTGTAGAAAACCTGAGGATCCTGCATGTGGTAGGTGGCGTACAGACGGGCCTGGATGGCGAAGAGGTCCTGCGGGTAGCGGATGTGGGCTCGCAGGTCTTCGGGCATGGCGTTGAGGGGCCGAAACAGACCCGGAAAGATCCGCCCGTACGCCCGGACGACGGGATCGGCGGGGTCGCTGAGATAAAAGGCGACGCTTCCGTTGTAGGCGTCGATCACCACCTTGACGGAGTTGCGTATGTAGTTGAGCCCCCGGCGCTGCACCGGCTCGGAGTACGGGTAGCGGTCGGAATGGGTGTAGCCGTCGATGATCCAGAACAGCCGCCCGCCCTGAGCGATGACCAGATAGGCGTCGCGGTCGAAGAGAATGAAAGGCGCTATCTTTTTCACCCGCTCGTGGATCTGGCGGTGATAGAGGATGCGGCTTTCCGCGGTGATGTCTTCCGAGAGGGCGATTCTCAGAGTCGCGTAGCGCGCGGAGAACAGCAGCTTGCGCCACCACGAGCGGATCGGGACGCCGCCGCTTCCCTCGTAGTTGGTGTAGATGTTCTGGTCGCCGGCGGGATAGTCAAGCTCGCGCGCTCCGGTTTTCACGAAGACATAGTCGTTGGCGAGCTCGCCGTAGTAGATTTCCGGCCTGGTCACCTTCAACGAGACGGTCGAGACCGGGGGGATGTCCTTGATGAAAAACTCGGGCAGCCCCTCCGGCGTCACCTGGTTGACCGGACCGAAGACCACTCCGTAGCCGTGCGTGTAGGTGAGATGCTCGTTGATCCAGATCCGGCTCGGGAGGTGTTGATGCGACAGCTCCCGGGCCGAGAGCATGATCTGGCGGTACGTGCCATCGATCAGATAGCGGTCGTTGTCGACGTCGACGAACTTGTAGTAGGTGCGGATCTCCTGAAGCTGGGCGTAAGTGGCCAGCAGCGGGCCGTGCTCCCAGAGACGGATGTTCTTGATCGTCGCCTCGTTGCGCTTGAGGTCGGCCGCGGTCAGGGATTCCTCGGCCGGAAAGTCCTGGTTCTCGATCTTGTCGAGGCCGTAGGCGATGCGGGTGAACTTGATGGTGCGCTCGATGAACGGCCTTTCCGATTCCACCTCGTTCGGGACCACGCGAAAGCGCTGGATCAAGGAGGGGTACAGATTGAGGCCCGCGGCGTGGACGACGACCAGCGCGCCTGCGGCGATCAGCTCGCCGCGAAAGCCGCTTCCCCGGATCCGGGCGAGCATGAAAATGCCGGCCAGAAACGCCATCGAGGCCAGAATCCGCAGGGCCGGGAGCACGGCGTAAACGTCGGTGTAGCTGGCGCCGAAGGCGGTGCCGCGCGTGGAATAAAGGAGATCGTAGCAGTCGAGAAGGTAGCCTCCGCCTCTGACCAGGAGCAAGAGCCCGATCAGGAGCCAGAGGTGCGCCCTGGCTCGGGGGGAAATCCGCAATCCGCGCGCGCCGTAACCGATGCCGCGGTAAAAAACATAGAGCGCCGTGGCCGCGGCCAGCGCCAGCCCGAGCGCCGCCATGAGGAAAACGTAGAGCCGGCGGAGCGCGGGCAACCTGAACACGAAAAAGCCGATGTCGAGGCCGAACTGGGGATCGGCGAGATCAAACACCACGGGATTCAAGAACAACGCGAAGCTCTCCCAGCCGCTCGCCGCTTGGGGGGCGATGAGGAGGACGAGCAGCAACGCCGCGGGCATGAGCGCGCGATGCAGGGAACGGTCCAGCAACTCCGGCGGTGGCAGCTCGATGAGGTCGTCCTGGAAAAAGATGCGCGCCCGATCCAGCCGCGCCGCGGTTTTCACGCTCGTGTAGATCAGCAGCGCAAAGGCACCGCCAGCGACGAGACCGAGCCCAAGCTTGTAGCCCAGGATCGTGGTAAAAACCCGGCTGTAGCCGACCTCCTCGAACCACAGCCAGTCGGTGTAAAGCGAAATCGCTTCACGCCCGAAAATCAGCAGCAGAAGGAGGATGAAGACGAGTAAACCGGCCGGACCCATCGAGACACCAGCCGGCGCCCCGGGAAGAGGCTGCCAGCCGCCGGGACTTTATAGGAGCGGACCCGGGAACGCAACCGTTCGGCGGCCCATAGGGCGCCGTGACGCCAAAAAAAAGCGGCGGCCCGAAGGCCGCCGCTTTTCTCGCGAGGAAATCCCTCGTTACTGTTGAGCTCCCACTTTCGGGCGCCAGCGATCGAATCGTCGCTCGATCCGGTCGAGGACGTCGGTTGCCAGCATGCCGGTGATCGCGAAGATCAAAACCCCGACGAAGACCTTGTCGGTCTGGAAGGTTGCGCCGGCGACGGTGATCATGAAGCCGATCCCGGCCGTCGCTGCGTAAAGCTCGCCCACCATGACGCCGATCAGCGCCCGCCCGACCGCCAGGCGCAGCCCGGTCAGGATGAAGGGAACCGTGGAGGGAAGAACCACGCTCCTGAAGATCTGCCACTCGGAGGCGCCGAAGCTCCGGGCCGCGTTCAAAAGGTTGTGCGGTGTGGTCTTGACGCCGTCACGGGTGTTGATCAGGAGCGGGAAGACCGCGCCCAGAAAAATGATGCCGATTTTCGAGAGGATGCCGATCCCGAGCCAGATGATCACCAGCGGCAGGAGCGCAACGCGAGGCGTCGCGTTCATGGCGTTGACGAAGGGGTCGAAGAGATAGGCGAGCTTCTTGTACCAGCCGATGGCGATGCCGAAGGGGATCGCAAAAATGACCGAAAGCAGGTAGCCCCAGAAAAACTCGATGCCGCTCACCCGCAGATCGTTCCAGATCTCCCCCGAGCTGAACAGCTGCACGGCCGCCTTCCAGATGAGCGAAGGCGCGCTCATGAACATCGGGTTGATGAGCTGCAAAATGTTCCCGCACAGCTCCCAGATTAACAGGAAAAGGATAACCGAGGAGCTGCCGAGGAGCAGCTTTTCGTTGTTGAGGTAAAACTTGTATGCGGCTGAAGCTTCCGCGACTCTTACGTCCAGCAGGACTTCTTCCTGGGCCGTCTGATCAGCCATAACTCGGTATCCTCCTTACATCCTTATAACCAGGCCCGGCTCCGGGCCGCCGCGTTGGGCAAGCAGTACCAGAGCAGGGGGGGGTTGTCAACAGGCCTTCGGGGGCGCCGGCGTGCGGGCAACAAAGGCGCTTCCAGCCGCAGGGAAAAGGCGCCTTTTAGCAGCGAGCTTGACAATCATTAATGTATTAAATAATTTGGCTTAAACTTTCCTGCAGGAGCGCTCATGAAACTCCTTTTCATCACCCCGCCCATGGGGAACTGGGCACCGTGGGGCGACCGCCATCTGGCGGTCAACTCGCTGCACGCCCAACTGGCGGCGTTCGTGCGCGAAAAAGGGACCGCGGAGGTGGAGGCGCTCGACTGTCGGGCGCTCGGATTGGGGGAGAGCGAGATGCTGGAGGAGGTGCGACGGCGCGGCCCCGACGTGGTGTTCTTCGGCAGCATGATTCCCGCGGCGGGTGGCGCGGCGCAGCTCAACCGGTTCCACGCCGCGATGAAAGCCATCAAGGAAATTCGCCCCGGGACGGTGACCGTCGGCGGCGGGCTGATGTACACGGCGATTCCGCAGCAGATCATGAGGGACAATCCGCAGCTCGACTTCGCGCTGACCGGGGTGTTCGGCGACAACGAGCACGCGCTCGAGGAGCTCCTGCAGGAGCTCGGCGGGCCTTCGCCGCGCTTGGCGGAGATCCGCGGCCTTGCCTTTCGCCGCGGCGACGAGATCGTCCTCAACCCGCAGCGGCCGCTCATTCAAAATCTCGACGAGCTGCCGATGCCCGCCTACGATCTCTTCCCGATGGACCGCTACTGCGGCTACTCGGTGATCCCGAATTACAACGAGGCGGTGACGTCCCGAGGCTGCGAGGGGGCCTGCCACTTTTGCTACGAGTGGTGGCTGGTCGATCCGCGCAACCCGCGCGACTTCAGCTCGCACCGGACCCGGGGCGGCAGGAAAGTGGCCGATGAAATGGAGCTCTTGAACCGGACCTACGGGGTCAAGGCGCTCACCTTCATGGACGACGACTTCAATTCGGACCGGCAGAAGATGGTTGATCTGGTGAACGAGCTGGAGAAGCGGCGGCTCGACATCAGCTGGTTCTGCCTGAGCCGGGCGCAAAACCTCATCCGCGACGCGGACCTGATCCCCCGGTTGCGCAGGGTGGGGCTGTATCAGGTGTTGATCGGGATCGACGGGGGGACCGACGAGGAGATCGCCGAGGCGCGCAAGGGCCCGATGAAGGTCGGGGTCAAGGAGCTGAAGGACCTGATCCGCTTCCTCCGCAAGAACGACATCTCGACGATCGCGACCTATCTGAACGGCTTCTGGGAGGACGACGAGGCGAAAATCCGCCAGCGCGCCCGGGCCGTGGACGAGATCGATCCGGACATCGTCATGATCCAGCTGCTCAACCCCATTCCGGGCTCGCCGATCTACAAGAAAGCCGTCAAGGAAAACCTCATCGAGGTCGACAACCTGAGCCTCTACGATCTCGAGCACTGCGTCATGCCGACCAAGTACCTGACGCGGCAGCAGCTCGCGGAATTGACCGGCTGGGCCTTCCAGTCGTTTTATGCCAAGCCGGGAAGGGTGGAGCGGATCCTGAACGGTTACACCTCGCCGTACGTCAAGATGAAGTTCCTCTCTTTCAAGGGCAACGCGGCCAAGTACGGCAAAGGCGCCGCGGAGGACGCCGTCGCCATCTAGCATTCGAACTGCCCCCATGGCGGAGCAAGCCGAGAAGCGGCCCCTTGAAGGCCGGGTCGCGCTCGTGACCGGCGCGAGCCGGGGAATCGGAGCCGCGGCGGCGGTCCGGCTGGCGCGCGCGGGCGCACGGGTCGTCATCAACTACCTGCGCAACCGCGCAGCCGCCACGGAAGTCCTGCGGCGCGTCGAGGAGGTCGGGGGGCAAGGCCTGATCGCACAGGCCGACGTTACGCGGGCGGAAGAGGTCGCCGCGATGGTGGAGGAGGCGCGGCGCCATTTCCCGCCGCCCGACGTTCTGGTGAACAACGCGTATTTTCCTTTCGACGTGGGACCCCTCCACGAGCTTCCGTGGGAGAGCCTGCAGCGCGCGGTCGACCACGAGATCTCGGCTTTCTACCACTGCGTGAGAAGCGTGGTGCCGGGCATGGCGGAAAAACGTTTCGGGCGCATCATCGTGGTCAGCACGCGGCTGGCGCGCCAGCCCCTGGCGCGCATGGGCGCCTACGCGGCGGCGAAGTCGGCGCTGGAGTCGATGGCCGATACGATGGCGATCGAGCTCGGGCCGCTCGGAATCACCGTCAACGTGGTAACCCCGGCGTTCACCCTGACGGACGCGTCGATGATCATGCCGGAGGAGTTTCGCGAGCGGGTGCGCCAGACGCGACCGCTCCGAAAGCACCTCTACCCCGACGACGTGGCCGGAGCGATCGCATTCCTCGCGGGTGACGAAGCGGCCATGCTGACCGGCAGCCACGTTCTGGTGACGGGGGGAAGTCACCTCCAGCTGTAGGAGGCCGGACCGAGCCGCGCAGGCGCGCGGCGCTCCCGCCGCGCCGGATCGATTCATGCTCAGTCTCGAAGAGATCGTCGCCAGATTAAGGGAAATCGCCGGTCCGCGCCGGGTCTCGACCGATCCGATCGACAAGATCAACTACCAGCACACGCTCGCCTACGGGGCCTACCGCGCGCTGCCGGACGTGATCGTGCGCATCGAGTCCGAGCCCGACGGCTGCCGCACGATCGCGGAGATCCTGAGGTTTGCCGACAGCGAGAAGATCCCGATCGTCCCTCGCGGCGGGGTCGGGATGGGGATCAGCTCGCCGCTCAAGGGCGGGATCCTGCTCGACATGCTCGGCATGGACAGGATTCTCGAGGTCGACGCCGAGCGCCAGCACGTCGTCGCCGAGGGCGGCGCCAGCGTCTACGCCATCCATCACGCCCTGCGGCGCCACGGGCTCATGCTCCCCAATTTCGGCACCTACGGTCCGGCCGTGGTGATCGGTGCCATGGTCAACAAGGGCGGCATCGGCTACGGCATGACCCGCTACGGCTGGATCGCCGACCTGGTCATCGGGCTGGAGGTCGTGCTCGCCAACGGGGAGACGCTGCGGCTCGGCGCGCTGGCGAACCAGGGCACTATCTTCGGTCCGTTTCAAAAATGGATCCACCTGCCCGACCTCCTGGGGCTGTTCACGCTGGCGGCGGGCTCCATGGGGATCATCACGAAAGTCTGCCTGCGCGCGATCGAGGGGCGCCGCGAATGGCTGCACGACTACTGCTACAGCTTTCGCCGCGAGGAGCTCCGGAGCGCGCAGCAGGCGATGGCGGAGCTGGTGAAAGGGGAGGTCGTCTACGACATCCATTTCACCGACCGCTGGCAGTACCACTGGCCGATGGAAGAAGGGCTGCTCGACCGCAGCAGGATCCCGGAGGACGCCTGGTTCTTTCTCAAGACCGTGATCCTGGCGCGCGACGAGGAGGAGAAGGCTTTCAAGCAAAAGCGTATGAGGAGGATCTACGAGAGCGCGGGCGCCCGCGAGGTCGTCGAGGTCGCGGAAAAGGCGATGGGGGCCAGAGCGCAGGAGCACGGCCTTCACGGGTGGCCCGATTACCACATCATGGGCCCGGACGGCTGGTGCTCGGCGGTGGTGCGGCACGCCGGGATGTTCGCGGTCACCTCGAAGATGTATCCGCTCGGCTTCCTGAGCGAGATGTACGATCTCGACGAGGCGGCCAAGCGGGAATGCGGCCTGTGGGACGCCGAGCACGCGCCCCAGCACGACAGCTACGTCACGCGCGACCTCGCCATCAAGGAGGAGTACTTCGTCTTTTACAATCCGTACGACGAGGAGGACGTCGCCAGGCTCAGGCGCTGGATGGGAAAGGTCCAGGAGTTCAGCAATGCCCGCGGCGTGGTGTGGACGGCACCGACGCTCGGCACCAAGGGGCCGCTTCCGTACCAGCGGCTGGCGAACCTTTACGATCTGGTCAAGGAGATCAAGCGCCTGGTCGACCCGAACAACATCCTGAACCCGGGAGCGATCTACTGAAGCGGGTATCGCGCGGCCGCGTGCTGACGAGCTGCCGAAATATGGTATGACGCAAGGAGCGGAGCGATGACGATTTCCAGACCGAAGGACTACTCCGGCAAGAAGCTCTCCCCGGCGGAAGCCGAGGCCGTGGTGGCCGGGCTGAAACGTTATTTGATGGAGTTGACCGACCGCTGGCTTTTCAAGGGCCGGTTCCACGTGGATCTCGCCGCGGGGAAGCTCCCGATGGAAGCGATCCGGGTCTTCTGGCAGAACTGGTACGGTTTCGTCGCCGAGATCAACAACTTCCACGGGGTCGCCTACCAGCGCCATCTGCCTTTCTTCAAGCGCCATCCCGAGCTGCAAAAGCACTTCGCGAATCATGTGGCGGATGAAATGATCCACCCGACGCCTCCCGGTCACATCCGGATCGTGCTCGAGCAGGGAAGGAACTTCGGGCTGAGCGACGAGGAGATGATCGAGTACGAGATGCTGCCGGAGTGCCGCGCGTTTCTCGAATACTATCGCGGGGTGCTCTACGAGGGGACGATGGCCGAGTGGTGGGCTTCGTTTTGTGTGGAGGAGGCGGTCGGCCACTGGGCGAAGTTCTTCGGCGACGCGCTGCGCCGCGGCTACGACATCCCGGAGGAAAAGATCGTTTATTTTCGCGTCCACGCCGAGGCCGACCTCGAGGAGCACTCGGGCGGGGTGATGGCTCACGCCGATCTGGACTGGGCGGTCTTGAAGAAGATCCTGGAAGAAGGGCGCGCCGACACCCGGCCGGGGTTCAGCCTGGAGTACTGCCTGCGCGCGGGCAGCGCCTATTTCGCCTGGTTCTTCGAGGGCGTTTACCAGTACGTGAGAAAAGAGGGGCTCTACGCCGCGTAGCCAATGGCCGAACGAAGTCGCGAGCAAAGAGAGTTGTCGCCGCGGCCGCTCATGCGCCTTCTCGGCGATTTCGCCAACAGCCAGATCCTCGATGCCGCGCTGGAATACGATTTCTTCACGCTGATCTCCGGGGGGCGGCAAACGGCCGAGGAGGTCGCGCGGGCGGCCGGAACCGACCCGCGGGCGACGCGGATCGTTCTCGACAGCCTGCTGGCGCTCGGCCTGATGGAAAAGCGCGAGGGGCGTTACGTCTTGCCGCCGATCAGCGAAACCTTTCTCGTCCGGGGAAAGCCTTCCTACGTCGGGGATTTCCGCCACGTCGCGCTCGCCCTCTGGGACGGAATGGCGCACCTCAAGGAGTCGCTGAAGACCGGGAAGCCTTTCAGCCGCATGGATACGACCTCGGAGCTCGCCGTCTGGGAGAAGCTGGTTCTCGGCATCATCGTGATCGCGGAGCCGGTCGCCCGCGCGCTCTGCGACATCCTGAGGATCGGCAGCGAGCTCAAGGGCATCCGGATGCTGGATGTCGCCGGCGGCTCGAGCATCTTCGGGATGACGGTTCTCGGCCGTGATCCCTCCGCCGAGGTGACCCAGCTCGACTGGCCGAACGTCAACCGCGTTGCGCGCAAGCTGAACGAGGAGCGCGGGCTCGCGGGAAAGATCCGGTACGTCGACGGCGACCACCGCTCCGCCGATCTCGGGGAAAACCGCTACGATCTGGTGGTGGCGAGCAATTTCTGCCGCTTCGAGTCCCCGGCGGGCAATCGCGAGCTTTTCGCCAAAGCCTACCGCGCCCTCAAACCCGGCGGCCGCCTCGCGATCAACGATTTTCTCCCCAACGAGGAGCGTACCGAGCCGACCTTCGTGCTGCGTTTTTCGGTCTACACCCTGACGCACACGCCAGAGGGCGAATGCTGGACTCTTTCCCAGTATTCCCGCTGGCTGAGGGAAGCCGGCTTCGAAACCGTGGACAGTCGCGCCGACATCCCCGCCACGCTTCCCGGAACCACCCTGATCCTCGCTCGCAAGGGTTGAGGTCGCGGCTCTCCTCGCCGCCCCGGCGGTGGAGGCGAGGACCGCTCCTGGATGTGCCCCTTCGGGGGCCGTGAAAACGCGCTGGAATTGCAGCCGGGGAGTTGATAGACTCCCTTCGTGCTGAGCACGGTCCGTTCGACCACACCCGCGCCCCGCAAGCGCTCTCTTTAACCCCCTTTCGGGGCAAGCCCATGCGATCATTGGCGATCTGCGAAGACGACCTTTTGTTTCAGCTCATGCGCAACGTCGCCGGGCGGGGCGCCGACGTACGGTTCATCGTTCAGGACCCCGCCGCCGCGCGGCGCATCAAGCGCTCGGGCGGGTCGGCGCGGTGCGGGAATCTGGCGAGCGAGGCGACCTACCGGCGGATCAACCTGCGTCACGTCGATCAGGCGATCATCTTCGTCCGCGAGGCCGGGCTGCGCGAGCGGATCTACGGCATCCTGCGGGGCCTGGACAAGGGTCTTTCGATTCTGGCGCTCACGGCCAACGGCGGAGGCCGCGGGGCTGCCGCCGCGGACCCCCTCACCCGGGAGCTCAAGCTCCAGGACGTCTTCGAGGAGTTTTGCTCCTCGCACCTGTTCGATACCGTCAACCGCAAGACCGTGGACCGCATTCGCTCCCTGTTCCGGGGCGGCGAGAAAATCCACATCCTGTTGCAGCACGATCCCGATCCCGACGCGCTCGGAAGTGCGCTTGCGCTGCGGGAGCTGCTGGGACGGAACCGGGCGACGACTCCCATCGTGACCTTCGGGGAGGTGACCCGGCCGGAGAATCTCGCGATGATCCGTCTGCTCGACATCCAGGTGGAGCGCATCACCCCGGACGATCTGCATCGCGACGGAGCGCGGTTGGCGCTGGTGGACGTTCAGCCGCCGTACTTCGAGCAGCCTCTCGGTCGGGTCGATCTGGTGGTCGACCATCACCCGAAACGGGCCGGCTTCAAGGCGCGTTTCGCCGACGTGCGGACCGACTACGGGGCCACTTCCACGATCTTCACCGAATATCTCAGGGCCGCAGGTATGGAGCCGTCGCAGCGACTGGCGACAGCGCTCCTCTACGGCATCAAGACCGACACGCTGTTTCTGGAGCGCGGCAGCAGCCTCGCCGATCTCAGCGCCTTCACGTTTTTGTACCCCTTCGCCAACAAGGCGACCATAGCGCGCATCGAAAGGCCCGCGCTGCCGCGCGAAGACCTCGAGGCGCTGGGCCGGGCGCTCAGCCGGCTGCAGCTGGAGAACGGAGTGGCGGTGCTGCACGTGGGGGAGATCAATCGCGAGGACGTGATCCCGCAGATGGCCGAGTTCTGCCTTCAGATCGAGGGCGTGGAATGGGCCGTGGTGTCCGGTCTGGTAAAGGACCGGGTGGTGATCTCGGTGCGGAACGTCGGCAACGTGAAAAGCGCGGGCGAGATCATGAAGCGGCTTTACGACGATATCGGCAGCGCGGGGGGGCACCGCGCCATGGCCAAGGCGGTGGTGCCGCTGGAGCGCTTCAAGGAGCGCTTCGGCGAGGTGAGCGAGAAGGTGATTCGCGACGCCATGGTGCCGATGATTCTCGAGCGCGATGACCCGACGCGGCAATACGGCTGACCCTCGCGTCGGGGTCCGGGAGATCGACCATACCGCCGACGTCGGGATCGAGGTCACGGCGCGCGATGCTCGGGAGCTTTTCCGCGAGGCCGCAAGGGGGCTCTTCGCGCTGATCGCCGACACCTCGCGGGTGGGAGAGGTCGAGGAGCGGGAGCTGGCGGCGGAGGGAGACGGGGTCGAGGAGCTGCTGCATAGCTGGCTGTGCGAGGCGCTCGCCCTGTTCAATTCGGAGCGCTTCATCGGCAAGAGCTGCGCGATCGCGCTTCTCGACGACAAGACCGTCGCCGGCCGGCTGCGGGGAGAGAGGCTCGATCCCGACCGCCATCGCTTCCGTACGGAAATCAAGGGCGTCACCTATCACGGTTTCGAGGTCCGGCGGGAGCGCGGGCTGTGGCGCGCCCGGGTGATTTTCGACGTCTGAGGAAGGTTGTTCGTGAGCGAAACGATCGAGCTGGTGCGCGTACATGATTACCTCTGGGAAATTCCCCGGCGCGGCGGCATGCGCGTCCCGGGGCGCGTCTATGCCACCGAAAAGCTCGTCTCCGCGCTCAGAGCCGACAACAGCCTGCTGCAGGTAATGAACGTCGCCCATCTGCCCGGCATCGTCGGCTATTCGCTCGCCATGCCCGACATCCACTGGGGTTACGGCTTTCCGATCGGCGGCGTGGCCGCGGTCGACGTCGACGACGGCGTGATTTCCCCGGGGGGCGTCGGCTACGACATCAATTGAGGCGTTCGGCTCGCGAAGACCGGTCTGGTCTTCGAGCAGATCAGGGAAAAGCTGCCGCGCATTGTCGAAACCCTCTTCTCGCTGATCCCTTCGGGCGTGGGCTCCGAAGGCGCCATCCCGCGGATCACCCGACAGGAGGGCAGGCGACTGCTCCGCGACGGCGCCCGCTGGGCGGTCAGCGAAGGGTACGGGCGCCCGGAGGACCTCGGGTTCATGGAGGA is a genomic window of Candidatus Zixiibacteriota bacterium containing:
- a CDS encoding iron-containing redox enzyme family protein, giving the protein MTISRPKDYSGKKLSPAEAEAVVAGLKRYLMELTDRWLFKGRFHVDLAAGKLPMEAIRVFWQNWYGFVAEINNFHGVAYQRHLPFFKRHPELQKHFANHVADEMIHPTPPGHIRIVLEQGRNFGLSDEEMIEYEMLPECRAFLEYYRGVLYEGTMAEWWASFCVEEAVGHWAKFFGDALRRGYDIPEEKIVYFRVHAEADLEEHSGGVMAHADLDWAVLKKILEEGRADTRPGFSLEYCLRAGSAYFAWFFEGVYQYVRKEGLYAA
- a CDS encoding UPF0182 family protein — protein: MGPAGLLVFILLLLLIFGREAISLYTDWLWFEEVGYSRVFTTILGYKLGLGLVAGGAFALLIYTSVKTAARLDRARIFFQDDLIELPPPELLDRSLHRALMPAALLLVLLIAPQAASGWESFALFLNPVVFDLADPQFGLDIGFFVFRLPALRRLYVFLMAALGLALAAATALYVFYRGIGYGARGLRISPRARAHLWLLIGLLLLVRGGGYLLDCYDLLYSTRGTAFGASYTDVYAVLPALRILASMAFLAGIFMLARIRGSGFRGELIAAGALVVVHAAGLNLYPSLIQRFRVVPNEVESERPFIERTIKFTRIAYGLDKIENQDFPAEESLTAADLKRNEATIKNIRLWEHGPLLATYAQLQEIRTYYKFVDVDNDRYLIDGTYRQIMLSARELSHQHLPSRIWINEHLTYTHGYGVVFGPVNQVTPEGLPEFFIKDIPPVSTVSLKVTRPEIYYGELANDYVFVKTGARELDYPAGDQNIYTNYEGSGGVPIRSWWRKLLFSARYATLRIALSEDITAESRILYHRQIHERVKKIAPFILFDRDAYLVIAQGGRLFWIIDGYTHSDRYPYSEPVQRRGLNYIRNSVKVVIDAYNGSVAFYLSDPADPVVRAYGRIFPGLFRPLNAMPEDLRAHIRYPQDLFAIQARLYATYHMQDPQVFYNKEDLLSIPRRSAANGEREMEPYYTIMRLPGESREEFVLLLPFTPNKRDNMRAWLAARSDPPHYGKLIALDFPKAKLVYGPKQIDARIDQDAFISQQLSLWGQRGSQVIRGSLLAIPIEKSLLYVQPLYLAAEKGSLPELKRVIVAFGNQIAMEETLEQSLRRIFGGKGAREPAERAPSVEGAAAADKDLARRALEHFTRSQEYLRQGQWTAYGEELKRLESVLREMQKGR
- a CDS encoding SDR family oxidoreductase, which translates into the protein MAEQAEKRPLEGRVALVTGASRGIGAAAAVRLARAGARVVINYLRNRAAATEVLRRVEEVGGQGLIAQADVTRAEEVAAMVEEARRHFPPPDVLVNNAYFPFDVGPLHELPWESLQRAVDHEISAFYHCVRSVVPGMAEKRFGRIIVVSTRLARQPLARMGAYAAAKSALESMADTMAIELGPLGITVNVVTPAFTLTDASMIMPEEFRERVRQTRPLRKHLYPDDVAGAIAFLAGDEAAMLTGSHVLVTGGSHLQL
- a CDS encoding ABC transporter permease, with translation MADQTAQEEVLLDVRVAEASAAYKFYLNNEKLLLGSSSVILFLLIWELCGNILQLINPMFMSAPSLIWKAAVQLFSSGEIWNDLRVSGIEFFWGYLLSVIFAIPFGIAIGWYKKLAYLFDPFVNAMNATPRVALLPLVIIWLGIGILSKIGIIFLGAVFPLLINTRDGVKTTPHNLLNAARSFGASEWQIFRSVVLPSTVPFILTGLRLAVGRALIGVMVGELYAATAGIGFMITVAGATFQTDKVFVGVLIFAITGMLATDVLDRIERRFDRWRPKVGAQQ
- a CDS encoding methyltransferase; translated protein: MRLLGDFANSQILDAALEYDFFTLISGGRQTAEEVARAAGTDPRATRIVLDSLLALGLMEKREGRYVLPPISETFLVRGKPSYVGDFRHVALALWDGMAHLKESLKTGKPFSRMDTTSELAVWEKLVLGIIVIAEPVARALCDILRIGSELKGIRMLDVAGGSSIFGMTVLGRDPSAEVTQLDWPNVNRVARKLNEERGLAGKIRYVDGDHRSADLGENRYDLVVASNFCRFESPAGNRELFAKAYRALKPGGRLAINDFLPNEERTEPTFVLRFSVYTLTHTPEGECWTLSQYSRWLREAGFETVDSRADIPATLPGTTLILARKG
- a CDS encoding FAD-binding oxidoreductase, coding for MLSLEEIVARLREIAGPRRVSTDPIDKINYQHTLAYGAYRALPDVIVRIESEPDGCRTIAEILRFADSEKIPIVPRGGVGMGISSPLKGGILLDMLGMDRILEVDAERQHVVAEGGASVYAIHHALRRHGLMLPNFGTYGPAVVIGAMVNKGGIGYGMTRYGWIADLVIGLEVVLANGETLRLGALANQGTIFGPFQKWIHLPDLLGLFTLAAGSMGIITKVCLRAIEGRREWLHDYCYSFRREELRSAQQAMAELVKGEVVYDIHFTDRWQYHWPMEEGLLDRSRIPEDAWFFLKTVILARDEEEKAFKQKRMRRIYESAGAREVVEVAEKAMGARAQEHGLHGWPDYHIMGPDGWCSAVVRHAGMFAVTSKMYPLGFLSEMYDLDEAAKRECGLWDAEHAPQHDSYVTRDLAIKEEYFVFYNPYDEEDVARLRRWMGKVQEFSNARGVVWTAPTLGTKGPLPYQRLANLYDLVKEIKRLVDPNNILNPGAIY
- a CDS encoding cobalamin-dependent protein (Presence of a B(12) (cobalamin)-binding domain implies dependence on cobalamin itself, in one of its several forms, or in some unusual lineages, dependence on a cobalamin-like analog.), with translation MKLLFITPPMGNWAPWGDRHLAVNSLHAQLAAFVREKGTAEVEALDCRALGLGESEMLEEVRRRGPDVVFFGSMIPAAGGAAQLNRFHAAMKAIKEIRPGTVTVGGGLMYTAIPQQIMRDNPQLDFALTGVFGDNEHALEELLQELGGPSPRLAEIRGLAFRRGDEIVLNPQRPLIQNLDELPMPAYDLFPMDRYCGYSVIPNYNEAVTSRGCEGACHFCYEWWLVDPRNPRDFSSHRTRGGRKVADEMELLNRTYGVKALTFMDDDFNSDRQKMVDLVNELEKRRLDISWFCLSRAQNLIRDADLIPRLRRVGLYQVLIGIDGGTDEEIAEARKGPMKVGVKELKDLIRFLRKNDISTIATYLNGFWEDDEAKIRQRARAVDEIDPDIVMIQLLNPIPGSPIYKKAVKENLIEVDNLSLYDLEHCVMPTKYLTRQQLAELTGWAFQSFYAKPGRVERILNGYTSPYVKMKFLSFKGNAAKYGKGAAEDAVAI